Proteins from a genomic interval of Streptomyces sp. NBC_00820:
- a CDS encoding deoxyribonuclease IV: MTSQQSPSPTPPATTTAAVSGAPAAGRARNPVGGHVPVAGGLHAVGLSYARELKAETVQVFVANPRGWATPAGNPKQDEAFRQACAEESVPAYVHAPYLINFGSHTEATVEKSVESLRHSLRRAREIGALGVVVHTGSATGGREREVALRQVRTHMLPLLDELTHDDDPFLLLESTAGQGASLCSRTWDFGPYFEALDAHPKLGVCLDTCHIFAAGHDLTGPDGMHRTLDLLVDTVGEGRLKLIHANDSKDVAGAHKDRHENIGAGHIGEDPFRALMTHPATAGVPLVIETPGGREGHAADVERLKKLRDG; encoded by the coding sequence GTGACAAGCCAGCAGTCCCCCTCCCCCACTCCTCCCGCCACCACCACCGCCGCCGTCTCCGGCGCCCCGGCGGCCGGACGCGCCCGCAACCCCGTCGGCGGCCACGTGCCCGTGGCGGGCGGGCTGCACGCGGTGGGGCTGTCGTACGCCCGTGAGCTGAAGGCGGAGACCGTACAGGTCTTCGTCGCCAACCCGCGCGGGTGGGCCACCCCGGCCGGTAACCCGAAGCAGGACGAGGCGTTCCGCCAGGCGTGCGCCGAGGAGTCGGTCCCGGCGTACGTGCACGCCCCCTATCTGATCAACTTCGGCTCGCACACCGAGGCGACCGTGGAGAAGTCGGTGGAGTCGCTGCGGCACTCGCTGCGGCGCGCGCGGGAGATCGGCGCGCTCGGTGTGGTCGTGCACACCGGCAGCGCGACCGGCGGCCGGGAGCGGGAGGTGGCGCTGCGGCAGGTGCGCACGCACATGCTGCCGCTGCTGGACGAGCTGACCCATGACGACGACCCGTTCCTGCTGCTGGAGTCGACCGCCGGGCAGGGCGCCTCGCTGTGTTCGCGCACCTGGGACTTCGGGCCGTACTTCGAGGCGCTGGACGCCCACCCGAAGCTGGGCGTCTGCCTGGACACCTGCCACATCTTCGCCGCCGGGCACGATCTGACCGGCCCCGACGGCATGCACCGGACCCTGGACCTGCTGGTGGACACGGTCGGCGAGGGCCGGCTGAAGCTGATCCACGCCAACGACTCCAAGGACGTGGCGGGCGCGCACAAGGACCGGCACGAGAACATCGGCGCCGGGCACATCGGCGAGGACCCCTTCCGCGCGCTGATGACCCATCCGGCGACGGCGGGCGTCCCGCTGGTCATCGAGACCCCGGGCGGCAGGGAAGGGCACGCGGCGGACGTGGAACGGCTGAAGAAGCTCCGGGACGGCTGA
- a CDS encoding sulfite oxidase-like oxidoreductase produces MGQPVERVSGAGVGSELPPGQRLQRGWPVMHYGPVPKFRPERWEFGVFGATADAGRRTWNHEEFTALPYTTVVADLHCVTKFSMLGAEWGGVPARAVLDLAPPAPDVTHVMVWAEYGFSANLRLSDFASDDTVFATHKDGELLTAEHGFPVRLVVPHLYAWKGPKWVRGVEYMTADRRGFWEERGYHNIGDPWKEQRYSYQEVPGDGPEL; encoded by the coding sequence ATGGGTCAGCCGGTGGAGCGAGTGTCGGGAGCGGGAGTGGGGTCCGAACTTCCACCGGGACAGCGGCTCCAGCGCGGCTGGCCTGTCATGCACTACGGCCCCGTGCCGAAATTCCGGCCGGAACGCTGGGAATTCGGGGTCTTCGGCGCCACCGCCGACGCCGGCAGGCGCACCTGGAACCACGAGGAGTTCACGGCCCTGCCGTACACCACCGTGGTGGCCGATCTGCACTGCGTGACGAAGTTCAGCATGCTCGGCGCGGAGTGGGGCGGGGTCCCCGCCCGGGCGGTCCTGGACCTGGCGCCGCCCGCGCCGGATGTCACCCATGTGATGGTGTGGGCCGAGTACGGCTTCAGCGCGAATCTGCGCCTGTCGGACTTCGCCTCCGACGACACGGTCTTCGCCACCCACAAGGACGGCGAACTCCTCACCGCCGAGCACGGCTTCCCGGTGCGCCTCGTCGTCCCCCATCTGTACGCCTGGAAGGGCCCCAAGTGGGTGCGCGGCGTGGAGTACATGACCGCCGACCGCCGCGGCTTCTGGGAGGAGCGCGGCTACCACAACATCGGCGACCCCTGGAAGGAACAGCGCTACTCCTACCAGGAGGTCCCCGGGGACGGCCCCGAGCTCTGA
- the bfr gene encoding bacterioferritin: MQGDPEVIEFLNEQLTGELTAINQYFLHAKMQENFGWTKLAKYTRHESFDEMKHAEVLTDRILFLDGLPNYQRLFHVRVGQTVKEMFEADRQVEVEAIDRLTRGAKVMREKGDITSANIFEDILADEEHHIDYLDTQLELVDKLGEALYLAQLIEQPES, translated from the coding sequence ATGCAGGGCGACCCCGAGGTCATCGAGTTCCTCAACGAGCAGCTCACCGGCGAGCTGACCGCGATCAACCAGTACTTCCTGCACGCGAAGATGCAGGAGAACTTCGGCTGGACGAAGCTCGCGAAGTACACGCGGCACGAGTCGTTCGACGAGATGAAGCACGCCGAGGTGCTCACCGACCGGATCCTGTTCCTGGACGGGCTGCCCAACTACCAGCGGCTGTTCCATGTGCGGGTGGGACAGACGGTCAAGGAGATGTTCGAGGCCGACCGGCAGGTCGAGGTGGAGGCGATCGACCGGCTCACGCGCGGCGCGAAGGTGATGCGCGAGAAGGGCGACATCACGTCCGCCAACATCTTCGAGGACATCCTCGCCGACGAGGAGCACCACATCGACTACCTGGACACCCAGCTGGAGCTGGTGGACAAGCTCGGCGAGGCGCTCTACCTCGCGCAGCTGATCGAGCAGCCGGAGAGCTAG
- a CDS encoding (2Fe-2S)-binding protein, giving the protein MNRVYVCSCFGITEQQVKKHAEDGACTPRQIASACKAGTDCGSCVRRIQAILGRGACPRRELADQGKPVLAEIPGASALPGVPGIPEAA; this is encoded by the coding sequence GTGAACCGCGTGTACGTCTGCAGTTGCTTCGGCATCACCGAGCAGCAGGTGAAGAAGCACGCGGAGGACGGTGCCTGCACCCCCCGCCAGATAGCCTCCGCCTGCAAGGCCGGTACGGACTGCGGTTCGTGCGTGCGCCGGATCCAGGCCATCCTCGGCCGGGGCGCCTGCCCCCGCCGCGAGCTGGCCGACCAGGGCAAGCCGGTCCTGGCCGAGATCCCGGGCGCGTCGGCGCTTCCGGGAGTGCCGGGGATTCCGGAAGCGGCCTAG
- a CDS encoding class II 3-deoxy-7-phosphoheptulonate synthase, with protein MTVNADSHAVAAKATWRDLPAAQQPEYPDAEALREVIADLESYPPLVFAGECDQLRARLAAVAKGEAFLLQGGDCAESFDGVGADQIRAKLKTLLQMGAVLTYAASVPVVKVGRIAGQYSKPRSKPTETRDGVTLPTYRGDSVNGFDFTEATRVPDPQRLKRMYNASASTLNLVRAFTTGGYADLRQVHAWNQDFVKSSPSGQRYEQLAREIDNALNFMRACGAEPEEFKTVEFYASHEALLLDYETALTRVDSRTGKLYDTSGHMVWIGERTRQMDGAHIEFASKIRNPIGIKLGPTTTAEQALEYIERLDPEREPGRLTFIVRMGADKIRDKLPELVEKVTASGATVAWVTDPMHGNTFEAASGHKTRRFDDVLDEVKGFFEVHKELGTHPGGIHVELTGDDVTECVGGGDEIFVDDLHQRYETACDPRLNRSQSLDLAFLVAEMYRDQ; from the coding sequence GTGACCGTGAACGCTGATTCCCACGCCGTCGCCGCCAAGGCGACCTGGCGAGACCTGCCCGCGGCGCAGCAGCCCGAGTACCCGGATGCCGAGGCTCTGCGCGAAGTGATCGCGGACCTCGAGTCGTATCCGCCCCTCGTCTTCGCCGGCGAGTGCGACCAGCTGCGTGCCCGCCTGGCGGCCGTCGCCAAGGGGGAGGCGTTCCTGCTCCAGGGCGGCGACTGCGCGGAGTCCTTCGACGGCGTGGGCGCGGACCAGATCCGCGCCAAGCTCAAGACGCTGCTCCAGATGGGCGCCGTCCTGACCTACGCCGCCTCCGTGCCGGTCGTGAAGGTCGGCCGCATCGCCGGCCAGTACTCCAAGCCGCGCTCCAAGCCGACCGAGACCCGCGACGGCGTCACCCTTCCGACGTACCGGGGCGACTCCGTCAACGGCTTCGACTTCACCGAGGCGACCCGCGTCCCGGACCCGCAGCGGCTGAAGCGGATGTACAACGCCTCCGCCTCGACGCTGAACCTGGTGCGCGCCTTCACCACCGGCGGCTACGCCGACCTGCGCCAGGTGCACGCCTGGAACCAGGACTTCGTGAAGTCGTCCCCGTCGGGCCAGCGCTACGAGCAGCTCGCCCGCGAGATCGACAACGCGCTGAACTTCATGCGGGCCTGCGGCGCCGAGCCGGAGGAGTTCAAGACGGTCGAGTTCTACGCCTCGCACGAGGCGCTGCTGCTCGACTACGAGACCGCCCTGACCAGGGTCGACTCCCGCACCGGCAAGCTGTACGACACGTCCGGCCACATGGTGTGGATCGGTGAGCGCACCCGGCAGATGGACGGCGCGCACATCGAGTTCGCCTCGAAGATCCGCAACCCGATCGGCATCAAGCTCGGCCCGACCACCACGGCCGAGCAGGCGCTGGAGTACATCGAGCGCCTCGACCCCGAGCGGGAGCCGGGCCGGCTGACGTTCATCGTCCGCATGGGCGCCGACAAGATCCGCGACAAGCTCCCCGAGCTGGTCGAGAAGGTCACGGCGTCCGGTGCGACGGTGGCCTGGGTGACCGACCCGATGCACGGCAACACCTTCGAGGCGGCCTCCGGCCACAAGACCCGCCGCTTCGACGACGTGCTCGACGAGGTCAAGGGCTTCTTCGAGGTCCACAAGGAGCTCGGCACCCACCCGGGCGGCATCCACGTGGAGCTGACCGGCGACGACGTCACCGAGTGTGTGGGCGGCGGCGACGAGATCTTCGTCGACGACCTGCACCAGCGCTACGAGACGGCCTGCGACCCGCGCCTGAACCGCAGCCAGTCGCTCGACCTGGCGTTCCTCGTCGCGGAGATGTACCGGGACCAGTGA
- a CDS encoding trp operon leader peptide encodes MFALSIQNWWWTASPAAR; translated from the coding sequence ATGTTCGCGCTTTCGATCCAGAACTGGTGGTGGACCGCTTCTCCGGCGGCCCGCTGA
- a CDS encoding anthranilate synthase family protein: MDLARLAYETRPFALLRRRTPGRDQDTVEVLIGPVSARDRLADLPDEGLALVPFRQIRERGFDVRDDGTPLLVLTPEESYEVPLDEALRSLPGHAVRVEGGGFDVSDEEYGETVGRVLREEIGRGEGANFVIRRTYEGEIPGFGRADALALFRRLLEGERGAYWTFVVHTGDREEPEGPSSEGRLETGGRTLVGASPEVHVRMAGGTVVMNPISGTYRYPAEGPTPEHLLDFLADGKEIEELSMVVDEELKMMCTVGDRGGVVVGPRLKEMAHLAHTEYELRGKSSLDVREVLRETMFAATVTGSPVQNACRVIERYESGGRGYYAGALALLGRDAGGAQTLDSPILIRTADISAGGTSRSSEAESGGGRLRVPVGATLVRGSDPAHEVAETHAKAAGVLAALGVRPARPRAERDLPGLAVDPRVRAALDGRRSSLAPFWLRMQERARSLEEHALVVDAEDTFTAMLAHVLRSGGLDVTVRRYDEPGLREAVLAHEGPVVLGPGPGDPRDLDDPKMRFLRGLTAEALRTHQHGVLGVCLGHELIAAELGLRLVRKEVPYQGAQTEVDLFGRGETVGFYNSFVASCDDEEAAELAAHGVEVSRAANGEVHAIRGPGFGGVQFHPESVLTLNGAEIVRELLVQLRRTTV; encoded by the coding sequence ATGGACCTGGCACGACTGGCGTACGAGACCCGTCCCTTCGCCCTGCTCCGCCGCCGCACCCCGGGCCGTGACCAGGACACGGTGGAGGTGCTGATCGGCCCGGTCAGCGCCCGCGACCGGCTCGCCGACCTGCCCGACGAGGGCCTGGCCCTGGTGCCGTTCCGGCAGATCCGCGAGCGCGGCTTCGACGTCCGCGACGACGGCACGCCGCTGCTCGTACTCACGCCCGAGGAGTCGTACGAGGTCCCGCTCGACGAAGCCCTGCGGTCGCTGCCCGGCCACGCGGTGCGGGTCGAGGGCGGCGGGTTCGACGTCAGTGACGAGGAGTACGGCGAGACCGTCGGGCGGGTGCTGCGGGAGGAGATCGGCCGGGGCGAGGGCGCGAACTTCGTGATCCGGCGGACGTACGAGGGCGAGATCCCCGGCTTCGGGCGCGCGGACGCGCTCGCGCTGTTCCGGCGGCTGCTGGAGGGCGAGCGGGGCGCGTACTGGACCTTCGTCGTGCACACCGGAGACCGGGAGGAGCCCGAAGGACCTTCCTCGGAAGGGCGGCTGGAGACGGGTGGGCGGACGCTGGTCGGCGCCAGTCCCGAGGTGCATGTGCGCATGGCCGGCGGCACGGTCGTCATGAACCCGATCAGCGGCACGTACCGCTACCCGGCCGAGGGCCCGACGCCCGAGCACCTGCTGGACTTCCTCGCCGACGGCAAGGAGATCGAGGAGCTCTCCATGGTCGTCGACGAGGAACTGAAGATGATGTGCACCGTCGGCGACAGGGGCGGCGTGGTCGTCGGACCGCGGCTGAAGGAGATGGCACACCTCGCGCACACCGAGTACGAGCTGCGCGGGAAGTCCTCCCTGGACGTGCGGGAGGTGCTGAGGGAGACCATGTTCGCGGCGACGGTCACCGGGTCGCCGGTGCAGAACGCGTGCCGGGTCATCGAGCGGTACGAGAGCGGCGGGCGCGGTTACTACGCGGGCGCGCTGGCGCTGCTCGGGCGGGACGCCGGGGGCGCCCAGACCCTGGACTCCCCCATCCTGATCCGCACCGCCGACATCTCGGCTGGGGGCACCTCCCGCTCGAGCGAAGCCGAGAGTGGGGGAGGACGGCTGCGGGTGCCGGTCGGCGCGACGCTCGTCCGCGGCTCGGACCCGGCGCACGAGGTCGCGGAGACGCACGCGAAGGCGGCGGGGGTGCTGGCGGCGCTGGGCGTGCGGCCCGCCCGCCCGCGCGCGGAGCGGGACCTGCCCGGGCTGGCCGTAGATCCCCGGGTGCGGGCGGCTCTCGACGGGCGGCGCTCGTCGCTGGCGCCGTTCTGGCTGCGGATGCAGGAGCGGGCGCGGTCCCTTGAGGAGCACGCCCTGGTCGTCGACGCCGAGGACACCTTCACCGCGATGCTGGCGCACGTCCTGCGGTCGGGCGGGCTCGACGTGACCGTCCGGCGGTACGACGAGCCCGGGCTGCGGGAGGCGGTGCTCGCGCACGAGGGGCCGGTCGTCCTCGGTCCCGGCCCCGGTGACCCCCGCGACCTCGACGACCCCAAGATGCGGTTCCTGCGGGGCCTCACCGCCGAGGCGCTGCGGACACACCAGCACGGCGTGCTCGGCGTGTGTCTGGGGCACGAGCTGATCGCGGCGGAGCTGGGCCTTCGGCTCGTGCGCAAGGAGGTGCCGTACCAGGGCGCACAGACGGAGGTCGACCTGTTCGGGCGGGGTGAGACCGTCGGCTTCTACAACAGCTTCGTGGCGAGCTGCGACGACGAGGAGGCGGCCGAACTGGCCGCGCACGGCGTCGAGGTGAGCCGGGCCGCGAACGGCGAGGTGCACGCGATCCGGGGCCCGGGGTTCGGCGGAGTGCAGTTCCACCCGGAGTCGGTGCTGACGCTGAACGGGGCGGAGATCGTGCGGGAGCTGCTCGTCCAGCTGCGCCGCACGACCGTGTGA
- a CDS encoding 6-phosphofructokinase, which yields MRVGVLTGGGDCPGLNAVIRGVVRKGVQEYGYDFVGFRDGWRGPLEGDAIRLDIPAVRGILPRGGTILGSSRTNPLKVEDGIRRIKENLAKQEVEALVAIGGEDTLGVAARLSDEYGVPCVGVPKTIDNDLSATDYTFGFDTAVGIATEAIDRLHTTAESHMRVLVCEVMGRHAGWIALHSGLAGGANVILIPEQRFDVDQVCAWIASRFKASYAPIVVVAEGAMPKDGDMVLKDESLDSFGHVRLSGVGEWLAKEIQKRTGKEARTTVLGHIQRGGTPSAFDRWLATRFGLHAIDCVRDGDFGKMVALRGTDIVRVPIAEATAKLKTVDPALYEEVGVFFG from the coding sequence ATGCGGGTCGGAGTACTGACCGGAGGCGGCGACTGCCCCGGGCTCAACGCGGTGATCCGGGGCGTCGTCCGCAAGGGCGTGCAGGAGTACGGCTACGACTTCGTCGGCTTCCGGGACGGGTGGCGCGGCCCTCTCGAAGGCGACGCCATCCGCCTCGACATCCCCGCGGTGCGCGGCATCCTGCCCCGCGGCGGCACCATCCTCGGCTCCTCGCGGACCAACCCCCTCAAGGTGGAGGACGGCATCCGCCGTATCAAGGAGAACCTCGCCAAGCAGGAGGTCGAGGCCCTCGTCGCGATCGGCGGCGAGGACACCCTGGGCGTGGCCGCCCGGCTCTCCGACGAGTACGGGGTGCCCTGCGTCGGCGTGCCCAAGACCATCGACAACGACCTGTCCGCCACCGACTACACCTTCGGCTTCGACACCGCCGTCGGCATCGCCACCGAGGCCATCGACCGGCTGCACACCACCGCCGAGTCCCACATGCGGGTCCTGGTCTGCGAGGTGATGGGCCGGCACGCCGGCTGGATCGCCCTGCACTCCGGCCTCGCCGGTGGCGCCAACGTCATCCTCATCCCCGAGCAGCGCTTCGACGTCGACCAGGTGTGCGCCTGGATCGCCTCCCGTTTCAAGGCGTCGTACGCGCCGATCGTCGTCGTCGCCGAGGGTGCCATGCCGAAGGACGGCGACATGGTCCTCAAGGACGAGTCGCTCGACTCCTTCGGGCACGTGCGGCTGTCCGGCGTCGGCGAGTGGCTGGCCAAGGAGATCCAGAAGCGCACCGGCAAGGAGGCCCGCACCACGGTGCTCGGGCACATCCAGCGCGGCGGCACCCCGAGCGCCTTCGACCGCTGGCTCGCCACCCGCTTCGGCCTGCACGCCATCGACTGCGTCCGCGACGGCGACTTCGGCAAGATGGTCGCCCTGCGCGGCACCGACATCGTCCGCGTCCCGATCGCCGAGGCGACGGCCAAGCTGAAGACCGTCGACCCAGCGCTGTACGAGGAGGTCGGGGTGTTCTTCGGCTGA
- a CDS encoding response regulator transcription factor, protein MTQQRDPIRVMVVDDHPMWRDAVARDLAESGFEVVATAGDGEQAVRRAKAVAPDVLVLDLNLPAKPGVQVCKELVAHNPALRVLVLSASGEHADVLEAVKSGATGYLLKSASTGELLDAVRRTAVGDPVFTPGLAGLVLGEYRRLASEPAPAPDTDAPGAPRLTDRETEVLRLVAKGLSYKQIAERLVISHRTVQNHVQNTLGKLQLHNRVELVRYALERGLDDV, encoded by the coding sequence ATGACACAGCAGCGGGACCCGATCAGGGTCATGGTGGTCGACGACCATCCCATGTGGCGGGACGCGGTCGCCCGGGACCTGGCCGAGTCCGGTTTCGAGGTGGTCGCCACCGCCGGCGACGGCGAGCAGGCGGTCCGCCGCGCCAAGGCGGTCGCCCCCGACGTCCTCGTCCTGGACCTCAACCTGCCCGCCAAGCCCGGCGTCCAGGTGTGCAAGGAACTCGTGGCCCACAACCCGGCCCTGCGCGTCCTCGTGCTGTCCGCCAGCGGTGAGCACGCCGACGTCCTGGAGGCCGTGAAGTCCGGCGCGACCGGGTACCTGCTGAAGTCGGCGTCCACCGGCGAACTCCTGGACGCGGTGCGCCGTACCGCCGTCGGCGATCCGGTCTTCACGCCGGGCCTCGCCGGACTGGTCCTGGGCGAGTACCGCCGCCTGGCCTCCGAGCCAGCCCCCGCCCCGGACACCGACGCGCCCGGCGCGCCCCGGCTGACGGACCGGGAGACCGAGGTGCTGCGGCTGGTCGCCAAGGGACTGAGCTACAAGCAGATCGCCGAGCGCCTGGTCATCTCCCATCGCACGGTCCAGAACCACGTCCAGAACACCCTCGGCAAGCTCCAGCTGCACAACAGGGTGGAGCTGGTGCGCTACGCGCTCGAGCGGGGCCTCGACGACGTGTGA